The following proteins come from a genomic window of Nostoc sp. ATCC 53789:
- a CDS encoding ATP-binding protein, with the protein MGNDLIDIKVAAPPKTANAHTWVEMHLPNAKTLGRYCAWGLGRVVFSLGLFSLYGVTAALKLGITICQATENAVKKLLKVYDALPYAGVPMSQVIEASAAVVEEPLEIITDIIAAIEGKQVMIIGEMGTGKSTLAQYLAYTIGGRVRVYECEGTPTDWQGLEVTGKGENWVAIDQGMAEDLEDLSKQMKIREERGDAALVGTERVIIVEEYPELVSKVSSSGEWLERHARRGRKARRFTVLLSQYDRVAAWGLEGKSDLADAFFRIRLGKKALAHAKSLKNEQLINWLKQDQSHCLLDDQPLKLPPYREMKAATVRGGSTIVQPYCDNAIQPQKRVENDLKPASGADLEENCSENDRVLWRLIGRVGEGKSDSAIVTEVLGFTGRRYGEGAALLERLRKQFGG; encoded by the coding sequence ATGGGAAATGATCTAATAGATATCAAGGTTGCGGCCCCTCCCAAAACTGCCAATGCACACACTTGGGTAGAGATGCACTTGCCTAATGCCAAAACCCTTGGGCGTTATTGTGCCTGGGGTCTGGGTCGTGTAGTGTTTTCTCTTGGGCTTTTCAGCCTTTACGGTGTCACAGCTGCTTTGAAGCTGGGTATTACCATCTGCCAAGCAACAGAAAACGCCGTTAAAAAACTCCTGAAAGTTTACGATGCTTTGCCCTACGCAGGGGTTCCGATGTCCCAAGTCATTGAAGCAAGCGCTGCTGTGGTTGAGGAACCACTGGAAATCATCACCGATATCATCGCCGCCATTGAAGGTAAACAGGTAATGATCATCGGCGAGATGGGGACCGGCAAGTCAACGCTAGCCCAATACCTTGCCTACACTATCGGCGGCCGCGTTCGCGTCTACGAATGCGAGGGGACACCGACCGACTGGCAAGGGCTTGAGGTCACTGGTAAAGGCGAGAACTGGGTTGCTATCGACCAAGGAATGGCTGAGGATCTGGAAGACTTGTCTAAACAGATGAAAATCCGCGAGGAGCGCGGCGACGCTGCTTTAGTCGGTACTGAGCGCGTGATCATCGTTGAGGAGTACCCCGAACTGGTTTCAAAAGTAAGCAGTTCCGGCGAATGGCTAGAACGTCACGCGCGTAGAGGTCGTAAAGCTCGACGGTTCACAGTTTTGCTCTCGCAGTATGACCGGGTTGCAGCCTGGGGACTTGAGGGTAAATCAGATTTAGCGGATGCTTTCTTCCGTATTCGCTTGGGTAAAAAGGCTCTAGCCCACGCCAAATCGTTGAAAAATGAACAGCTTATCAACTGGTTAAAACAAGACCAGTCACACTGTTTGCTCGACGATCAGCCCTTAAAACTCCCTCCATATAGGGAGATGAAAGCCGCAACAGTGCGCGGTGGTTCAACCATAGTACAACCTTACTGCGACAACGCGATCCAACCCCAAAAACGGGTTGAAAATGACCTCAAACCCGCTTCTGGAGCCGATTTAGAAGAAAATTGTTCGGAAAACGATCGGGTACTTTGGCGGCTAATTGGGCGCGTTGGGGAGGGAAAAAGCGATAGTGCGATCGTAACTGAGGTGCTGGGCTTCACTGGCCGCCGCTATGGGGAGGGGGCAGCGCTCTTGGAGCGGTTAAGAAAACAGTTCGGAGGGTAA